A section of the Solitalea canadensis DSM 3403 genome encodes:
- a CDS encoding Sec-independent protein translocase subunit TatA/TatB — MLSSTLLFLNLGTPEIILIMFAILLLFGGKKLPELARGLGKGIREFKDASSGIKQEIEDSMNNPEPAKKEQK, encoded by the coding sequence ATGTTAAGTAGCACTTTATTATTCCTGAACTTAGGTACACCTGAAATTATCCTAATCATGTTTGCGATCTTATTATTGTTTGGTGGCAAAAAACTGCCTGAGTTAGCTCGTGGTTTAGGAAAAGGTATTCGTGAATTCAAGGATGCTTCAAGCGGTATCAAACAGGAAATTGAAGACAGCATGAACAATCCTGAGCCTGCAAAAAAAGAACAGAAATAG
- a CDS encoding NADP-dependent malic enzyme has protein sequence MSKITHKQDALDYHALGRPGKVEVVPTKSTNSQRDLSLAYSPGVAEPCLKIAENKDDVYKYTAKGNLVAVISNGTAVLGLGNIGPEAGKPVMEGKGVLFKIFADIDVFDIELNVTDVDEFVRTVKALEPTFGGVNLEDIKAPECFEIERRLKEELNIPVMHDDQHGTAIISAAALLNALELQKKKIEEVKIVVCGAGAAAMSCTRLYASLGARKENIVMTDSKGVIRSDRAGLDDAKKEFATDRRDVSSLEDAMKNADVFIGLSTAGTVNPEMLKTMAKNAIVFAMANPDPEIGYELAVETRNDIIMATGRSDYPNQVNNVLGFPYIFRGALDVQATQINEEMKLAAVKAIAELAKKPVPETVNLAYNQSNITFGKDYIIPKPLDMRLITHVAPAVAKAAIESGVARKPITDWEGYVDSLKKRLGLDDKLMRNIASRAKSQPKRVVFAEADNYKMLKAAQIVKDEGIAVPILLGNIDKINQIIEEHNLDLNGTVIIDPFKEEKKLQEYAEIIYKKRQRRGISLSDARKLVRDRNYFGSVMVELGDADAMISGLTKSYKNVVKPALEVIGTRPGVNRVAGMYMMLAKKGPIFFADTTVNLDPSAQEIVDITLLVNEAVESFNIKPRVALLSYSNFGSNDGVTAVKMRDAASILHKGYPEMLVDGEVQANFAMNADLMKANFPFSQLADGPANTLIFPNLESGNISYKLLQEVGGAEAVGPILLGLNKPVHILQLDSSVREIVNMVTIAVVDAQQRQQAGK, from the coding sequence ATGAGTAAGATCACTCACAAACAGGATGCCCTTGATTACCACGCATTGGGTCGACCTGGAAAAGTAGAGGTAGTTCCAACCAAATCCACAAACTCTCAACGTGATTTATCATTGGCATATTCGCCAGGCGTTGCAGAGCCTTGTTTAAAGATCGCAGAAAATAAAGACGACGTTTATAAATACACTGCCAAGGGAAATCTTGTAGCCGTAATCAGTAATGGAACAGCCGTTTTAGGGTTGGGAAATATTGGTCCGGAAGCAGGAAAGCCTGTAATGGAAGGTAAAGGCGTATTATTCAAAATCTTTGCAGATATCGATGTATTTGACATTGAACTAAATGTAACAGATGTAGATGAGTTTGTACGTACAGTAAAAGCACTTGAACCAACTTTTGGAGGAGTTAATCTTGAAGATATTAAAGCCCCTGAGTGTTTTGAGATTGAGCGCAGACTAAAAGAAGAATTAAATATTCCTGTAATGCATGATGATCAGCATGGTACTGCGATCATTTCTGCTGCGGCATTGTTAAATGCGCTTGAATTACAGAAAAAGAAAATTGAAGAAGTAAAGATCGTTGTTTGTGGAGCCGGTGCTGCTGCAATGTCTTGTACTCGTTTATACGCGTCATTAGGAGCTCGTAAAGAGAACATCGTAATGACTGACAGTAAAGGTGTTATTCGCTCAGATCGTGCAGGCCTGGACGATGCTAAGAAGGAATTTGCCACCGATCGTCGTGATGTTTCATCGCTGGAAGATGCTATGAAAAACGCAGATGTATTCATTGGTCTTTCAACAGCAGGAACGGTTAATCCTGAAATGCTTAAAACAATGGCTAAAAATGCGATAGTTTTCGCAATGGCTAACCCTGATCCTGAAATTGGCTATGAACTTGCTGTCGAAACCAGAAATGATATTATCATGGCAACGGGTCGTTCGGATTATCCTAACCAGGTAAATAACGTATTAGGATTCCCTTACATTTTCCGTGGTGCATTGGATGTTCAGGCAACTCAAATTAATGAGGAAATGAAACTTGCTGCTGTTAAGGCAATTGCTGAATTAGCCAAGAAGCCTGTTCCTGAAACGGTGAATTTAGCTTATAACCAAAGTAATATCACTTTTGGTAAAGACTATATTATTCCGAAGCCGTTGGATATGCGTTTAATTACGCACGTAGCTCCGGCAGTAGCTAAAGCAGCTATTGAATCAGGAGTAGCTCGTAAGCCTATTACAGATTGGGAAGGTTATGTTGATAGCTTGAAAAAACGCTTAGGCCTTGACGATAAGTTGATGCGTAACATTGCCAGTCGTGCAAAATCACAACCTAAACGTGTTGTATTTGCTGAAGCTGACAATTACAAAATGTTGAAAGCTGCTCAAATTGTTAAAGACGAAGGTATTGCTGTTCCAATTCTTTTGGGAAATATTGATAAGATTAACCAAATAATTGAAGAACATAATCTTGATCTTAACGGCACTGTAATAATTGATCCTTTCAAAGAAGAAAAGAAATTGCAGGAATATGCTGAAATAATCTACAAAAAACGTCAACGCAGAGGTATCAGCTTAAGCGATGCCCGTAAGTTAGTACGTGATCGTAATTACTTTGGCTCTGTAATGGTTGAATTGGGTGATGCTGATGCAATGATTTCTGGTCTTACGAAGAGCTATAAAAATGTAGTAAAACCAGCATTGGAAGTTATCGGTACTCGACCTGGTGTAAATCGTGTAGCAGGTATGTACATGATGTTAGCTAAAAAAGGTCCTATCTTTTTTGCTGACACAACAGTTAATCTTGATCCTTCTGCGCAAGAAATTGTAGATATCACTTTATTAGTAAATGAAGCTGTAGAATCATTCAATATTAAACCTCGTGTCGCATTATTATCCTATTCAAACTTTGGTTCGAATGATGGTGTAACAGCGGTTAAAATGCGTGATGCAGCATCTATTTTACATAAAGGATATCCAGAAATGTTGGTTGATGGAGAGGTTCAGGCTAATTTTGCAATGAATGCAGATTTGATGAAAGCTAATTTTCCGTTTTCTCAATTAGCAGACGGGCCTGCCAATACATTAATCTTCCCAAATTTAGAGTCTGGAAATATTTCGTATAAACTATTACAAGAAGTGGGTGGAGCTGAAGCCGTTGGTCCTATTCTGTTAGGATTAAATAAGCCAGTGCACATATTGCAATTGGATAGTTCAGTAAGAGAGATTGTGAACATGGTAACAATTGCTGTTGTAGACGCCCAGCAACGTCAACAAGCAGGTAAATAA
- a CDS encoding lytic transglycosylase domain-containing protein, whose product MKKSLLSLCFSVAAVAAMADGGAKPLIKTFKQNPPGGKDSLEAPLMASAAPKTQDTLFVLPSDPTEIPYYENHIYKLRLDSIKSEIPMDYNEYVQNHIDLYAFKRRGLVSRMLGVGRYYFPIFEKYLKEEGLPVELKYLPVIESALTPTAVSRVGATGLWQFMYGTGKMYDLDVNYYVDERRDPVASTIAAVQFLSDLFDRYSDWLLVIAAYNCGPGNVDKAINKAGGSTNFWDIRPFLPRETANYVPAFIAATYAMTYAPLHNIEMAEATFNLETDTILVNKSVSLAKIANVLNVSAEELNLLNPKYRKHVVNATASNPQELVLPKNAKEYFASLNTSILDQAVVKLASFSSREQRQQIDDEFVSLLKNKKRKSAITYYKVRSGDNLGSIAAKNKCSVADLKSWNNLRSNRIVSGQRLKVYGSKQEFLASVKKSQPKTYKVRSGDTLSTIAEKFNGMTVDKLKKINNIKNAKSIRPGTVLRVS is encoded by the coding sequence ATGAAAAAAAGTTTACTTTCGCTATGCTTTTCAGTCGCTGCAGTTGCAGCTATGGCTGACGGAGGTGCAAAACCACTCATCAAGACATTTAAGCAGAATCCGCCAGGTGGCAAAGATTCACTTGAGGCACCTTTAATGGCTTCCGCAGCGCCGAAAACTCAAGACACTCTATTTGTTCTGCCTTCTGATCCTACCGAAATTCCTTACTACGAAAACCATATTTATAAACTTCGCTTAGACTCTATTAAGAGTGAGATCCCTATGGATTATAATGAATATGTGCAAAATCATATTGATTTATATGCATTTAAGCGTCGTGGATTGGTTTCGAGAATGTTGGGTGTAGGGAGATATTATTTCCCAATTTTCGAAAAATACCTGAAAGAAGAAGGACTTCCTGTCGAATTAAAATATTTACCTGTTATAGAATCTGCTTTAACTCCAACGGCTGTTTCACGTGTAGGAGCAACCGGTTTATGGCAATTTATGTATGGCACAGGTAAGATGTATGATCTGGATGTAAATTATTATGTTGATGAACGCAGAGATCCAGTGGCTTCAACAATTGCAGCGGTGCAGTTTCTAAGCGATCTTTTTGATCGTTATTCAGATTGGTTACTGGTAATTGCTGCCTATAATTGTGGTCCTGGCAACGTCGACAAGGCAATCAATAAAGCCGGAGGAAGTACTAATTTCTGGGATATCCGTCCTTTTTTACCTCGTGAAACGGCTAATTATGTTCCGGCCTTTATCGCTGCAACCTATGCAATGACCTATGCTCCTTTGCATAACATTGAAATGGCTGAAGCTACTTTTAATCTTGAAACAGATACAATTCTGGTAAATAAATCAGTTTCATTAGCTAAGATCGCTAATGTATTAAATGTTTCTGCTGAGGAGCTCAATTTGCTTAATCCGAAATATCGGAAACACGTTGTGAATGCAACTGCCAGCAATCCGCAAGAATTAGTCTTGCCTAAGAATGCTAAAGAATACTTTGCAAGTCTGAATACATCAATCCTTGATCAGGCTGTAGTTAAGTTAGCTTCTTTTAGCTCACGAGAACAACGCCAGCAAATCGATGATGAATTTGTTAGCCTTTTAAAGAATAAGAAAAGAAAATCTGCTATAACTTATTATAAAGTTCGCTCAGGTGATAATTTAGGCTCAATAGCTGCAAAGAACAAGTGTTCTGTTGCTGACCTAAAGTCATGGAATAACTTGCGTTCTAACCGAATTGTATCCGGACAACGATTAAAGGTTTATGGTTCAAAACAAGAGTTTTTAGCAAGTGTAAAGAAAAGTCAACCGAAAACTTATAAAGTAAGATCAGGCGATACTCTTTCAACCATTGCTGAGAAATTCAATGGGATGACCGTCGATAAGTTAAAAAAAATCAACAATATTAAGAATGCGAAAAGTATCAGACCAGGTACTGTTTTGCGTGTAAGTTAA
- a CDS encoding murein hydrolase activator EnvC family protein, giving the protein MMLLQHRKNIYGVLLCFILSGLCSSVFAQSRTELEKKKKQLNQDIEYTNKILRQTQQEKAASLKGLRVLNSQINTREKVIGTINKQITVITGEIGEKNRNISSLQQQLAQLKKEYANMVLFAYRNQSAYNKLMFIFAAEDFNQAYKRMKYLQQFGTYRRKQAEYIERTKKALNLKVMELNSDKKEKGTLLTEEQKEKQTLTKEKVKQTQVVGQLQSREKNLRQEIAKKQREAQKLNKAIQDIIRREIEEARKKAEEEARRKADAEAKAKGTTAPTTTPKTASGSAVLSSTPEAAKLTADFVSNRGRLPWPVEKGVIVERFGVHPHPVLAKVEVNNDGIDIKTNPGAAARAVFGGEVIAVTSVFGEYAVIIKHGEYFTVYSNLRSASVSRGQKVTTKQSIGTISSDAEGNTELNFQVWKGQVKMDPEYWLAN; this is encoded by the coding sequence ATGATGTTGCTTCAACATAGAAAGAATATTTACGGTGTATTATTATGTTTCATCCTGTCGGGGCTGTGTTCTTCTGTATTTGCTCAGTCGAGAACTGAATTAGAAAAAAAGAAAAAACAGTTAAACCAGGATATCGAATATACGAATAAGATATTACGTCAGACTCAACAGGAGAAAGCGGCTTCATTGAAGGGCTTGAGAGTATTAAATAGCCAGATTAACACACGTGAAAAGGTTATCGGTACAATCAATAAGCAAATTACGGTAATCACTGGTGAGATTGGCGAGAAGAACCGTAATATTTCTTCATTACAACAACAACTGGCACAGCTTAAAAAGGAGTATGCAAACATGGTGTTATTTGCATATCGTAATCAAAGTGCTTACAATAAATTAATGTTCATTTTTGCAGCTGAGGATTTCAATCAGGCCTACAAAAGAATGAAATATTTACAGCAGTTTGGAACGTACCGTCGTAAGCAGGCCGAATATATTGAGCGTACAAAAAAAGCATTGAACCTTAAGGTAATGGAGCTCAATTCAGATAAGAAAGAGAAAGGTACTTTATTAACTGAAGAGCAAAAGGAAAAACAAACACTAACAAAAGAGAAAGTTAAGCAAACACAAGTTGTAGGACAATTGCAAAGTCGGGAGAAAAATCTTCGTCAGGAAATTGCTAAGAAACAACGTGAAGCTCAAAAATTAAATAAGGCAATTCAAGATATTATCCGCAGGGAAATTGAAGAGGCTCGCAAAAAAGCGGAAGAAGAAGCTCGCCGTAAAGCAGATGCAGAAGCAAAAGCAAAAGGAACGACAGCTCCAACCACAACACCTAAAACTGCCAGTGGTTCTGCCGTGCTTTCTTCGACACCTGAGGCTGCCAAATTAACCGCAGATTTCGTAAGTAATCGTGGTCGTTTGCCTTGGCCGGTAGAAAAAGGGGTAATTGTTGAACGTTTTGGTGTTCATCCACACCCTGTTTTGGCAAAGGTTGAAGTAAACAATGATGGAATTGATATAAAGACTAATCCAGGAGCAGCAGCAAGAGCAGTGTTTGGTGGTGAAGTTATTGCAGTAACTTCTGTATTCGGAGAGTATGCAGTTATTATAAAACACGGTGAATACTTTACTGTGTATTCAAATCTACGGTCAGCTTCTGTATCGCGTGGACAAAAAGTGACTACTAAACAATCTATTGGTACTATTTCATCAGATGCGGAAGGAAATACTGAGTTAAACTTCCAGGTTTGGAAAGGACAAGTGAAGATGGACCCTGAATATTGGTTGGCAAACTAA
- the ruvA gene encoding Holliday junction branch migration protein RuvA: MIAYIHGKVAFKCPTYVIIETAGVGYQIHISLNTYSKIPDSTSTGGLYKLHTYLSIKEDAHTLYGFADEGEKRLFIHLISVSGIGPNTARMMLSSITPQEIEQAIANGDVPQIQRIKGIGPKSAQRLVLELQDKLKKEVGNSLIAIPQNNSIRDEALTALVMLGFVKNTAEKVVDSILKRTDDLTVEGLIKESLKNL, translated from the coding sequence ATGATTGCTTACATACATGGAAAGGTGGCTTTTAAATGCCCTACTTACGTAATTATTGAAACTGCTGGAGTAGGCTATCAAATTCATATTTCTTTAAATACCTATTCAAAGATTCCTGATAGTACATCAACAGGAGGGCTTTATAAACTGCATACTTATTTGAGTATTAAAGAGGATGCGCATACACTTTATGGTTTTGCTGATGAAGGGGAAAAACGATTATTTATTCACTTAATTTCAGTTTCGGGTATTGGTCCTAATACAGCTCGAATGATGCTTTCATCAATAACACCACAAGAGATTGAACAAGCTATTGCTAATGGAGATGTTCCGCAAATTCAACGAATAAAAGGAATTGGTCCCAAATCAGCTCAACGTTTGGTTTTGGAACTACAAGATAAATTGAAGAAAGAAGTTGGAAATTCATTGATTGCTATTCCTCAAAATAACAGTATCAGAGATGAAGCATTAACAGCTCTTGTTATGTTGGGGTTTGTTAAAAATACTGCTGAAAAAGTTGTTGATAGCATATTAAAACGTACAGATGATCTTACGGTTGAAGGATTAATCAAAGAATCGTTAAAGAATCTTTAA
- the gatA gene encoding Asp-tRNA(Asn)/Glu-tRNA(Gln) amidotransferase subunit GatA, producing MQSYDSLAAVQAAIHSGAITLGHLVNTYLERIQATTNLNAFVEVFGDEAIEYARIIDKKIKDGKAGKLAGMVIGIKDNICYKDHQVTASSKILQGFTSIYSSTVVERLLAEDAIIIGRLNCDEFAMGGSNETSVYGPVLNAADHTKISGGSSGGSAVAVQADLCLAALGTDTGGSVRQPASFCGVIGLKPTYGRVSRHGIIAYASSFDQVGPITKSIEDAALLLEVMAGKDDYDSTASSVPVANYSGNLEFKGKARIAYLSEALNSEGLDPEIKASMQQNIDKLRAEGHVVEEAHFPYLDYVVPTYYILTTAEASSNLARYDGVHYGYRSDKAVDLETTYKKSRSEGFGLEVKRRIMLGTFVLSAGYYDAYYAKAQKVRRLIQDNLNQILSQYDFILLPNAPTTAWTLGEKIKDPVVMYLEDIFTVQASLAGLPAISVPVAEHSNGLPIGMQLIGKKFDEGNLLSFSKTLLNINKKA from the coding sequence TTGCAATCGTATGATTCTTTAGCGGCTGTTCAAGCGGCTATCCACAGTGGAGCTATAACGCTCGGACATCTTGTAAATACTTATCTTGAACGCATTCAAGCTACAACTAACCTTAACGCTTTCGTTGAGGTTTTTGGCGATGAAGCAATTGAGTATGCCCGTATTATTGATAAAAAAATAAAAGATGGCAAAGCAGGAAAGCTTGCCGGAATGGTAATCGGTATAAAAGATAATATTTGCTATAAAGATCACCAGGTTACTGCTTCGTCAAAGATTCTGCAAGGTTTTACCTCCATTTATTCTTCCACCGTAGTAGAACGTTTATTAGCCGAAGATGCAATTATCATTGGACGCTTAAATTGCGATGAATTTGCGATGGGAGGCTCTAATGAAACTTCTGTGTATGGCCCTGTGCTAAATGCAGCTGATCATACAAAAATATCAGGAGGTTCCTCTGGAGGTTCGGCAGTTGCTGTTCAAGCGGATCTATGTTTGGCTGCTTTAGGAACTGATACGGGAGGATCTGTTAGACAACCAGCCTCATTCTGTGGTGTGATTGGCTTAAAACCTACTTATGGTCGAGTATCCAGACATGGTATTATTGCCTATGCCTCATCATTTGATCAGGTAGGTCCTATTACCAAATCAATTGAGGATGCTGCTTTGTTATTGGAAGTGATGGCCGGGAAGGATGATTACGATAGTACAGCATCTTCTGTACCTGTAGCGAATTACTCAGGAAACCTTGAATTTAAGGGTAAAGCACGTATCGCTTATTTAAGTGAAGCACTTAACAGCGAAGGCCTTGATCCGGAAATAAAGGCATCAATGCAACAAAACATTGATAAATTAAGAGCGGAAGGGCATGTTGTGGAGGAAGCACATTTTCCGTATTTGGATTACGTTGTTCCAACCTATTATATCTTAACAACTGCTGAGGCTTCTTCAAACTTGGCACGTTATGATGGCGTTCATTACGGTTATCGTAGTGATAAAGCTGTTGACCTTGAAACTACCTATAAAAAATCTCGTTCAGAAGGTTTTGGCTTAGAAGTAAAACGTCGTATCATGTTAGGCACATTTGTGTTGAGTGCTGGTTATTATGATGCTTATTATGCTAAAGCTCAAAAAGTTCGCCGTTTGATACAGGATAATTTAAATCAAATTCTTTCTCAGTACGACTTTATTTTATTGCCGAATGCTCCTACTACCGCATGGACATTAGGTGAAAAGATAAAAGATCCTGTGGTTATGTATCTTGAGGATATCTTTACGGTACAGGCTTCCCTGGCCGGATTGCCGGCAATTTCGGTTCCTGTAGCTGAACATTCTAATGGTTTGCCTATCGGAATGCAGCTGATTGGGAAAAAATTTGACGAGGGAAATCTTCTTTCTTTTTCAAAAACACTTTTAAATATTAATAAAAAAGCTTAA
- a CDS encoding DUF4292 domain-containing protein yields MIKPYTNKFLLILGLTGLLITSCRAKKEIVETGPLNKKELTESEKARLRFESQVDSAELPFDYFSGKAKATITTNNLDNNATINLRIKKDEIIWASVSAFGIEAARAYITPDSVKVLVRLGKNNYINKGFDYIQDMTNKKVDFKTLQSILVGNKLRNFSDQTDDFKVEDLFYILTGGKEGLSYKFNYNNQFKTDNFEIENNTPDQHLNVGYGNYASYNSHLVPLEISISSQTGDKKLAVYLKYIKVSVNEPLEFPFSVPKRFN; encoded by the coding sequence ATGATCAAGCCTTACACGAATAAATTTCTCCTTATACTGGGCCTAACAGGGCTTCTTATCACTTCTTGTAGAGCAAAAAAAGAAATAGTTGAAACGGGACCTTTAAACAAAAAGGAACTTACTGAATCTGAAAAAGCTCGTCTGCGTTTTGAAAGTCAGGTTGATAGTGCTGAATTACCATTTGATTATTTTAGTGGTAAGGCAAAAGCTACTATCACCACCAATAATTTGGATAATAATGCAACAATAAACCTACGCATTAAAAAAGATGAAATAATTTGGGCATCGGTTTCGGCTTTTGGAATTGAAGCTGCACGCGCTTATATAACACCTGATAGTGTAAAAGTATTGGTAAGGTTAGGTAAAAATAACTACATCAATAAAGGTTTTGATTATATTCAGGATATGACAAATAAAAAAGTCGATTTTAAAACTTTACAGTCGATATTGGTTGGAAATAAACTTCGTAATTTCTCAGATCAGACTGACGACTTTAAAGTAGAGGATCTATTCTATATTTTAACGGGTGGAAAAGAAGGGCTTAGTTATAAGTTTAATTATAATAACCAGTTTAAGACTGATAATTTTGAGATCGAAAATAATACACCAGATCAGCATTTGAATGTTGGATACGGAAACTATGCTTCTTACAATTCACATTTGGTGCCTCTGGAAATATCTATATCTTCGCAAACAGGTGATAAAAAATTAGCTGTTTATCTTAAATACATTAAGGTTTCGGTTAACGAACCACTCGAATTTCCTTTTTCTGTACCTAAACGATTTAATTAA